In the genome of Curtobacterium sp. MCLR17_036, the window AAGTGCGTCAGGTCGGCGTCGCGCTGCAGCTGCTGGTCGAGCGTCGCCGGCAGGAGCTCCATGACGGCCACGAGCTTCATCCACGCGCGCAGCTGCTCGCGGGTGAGCCACGGGGTCTCGTCGGTCATGGGTGCATCCTACCGAAAGGTTGTCGCTTCAACCAGAGGTCCGTGCGACCGTCCCCCGCCGGGCCCGGACCACCCCGACGACGAGCACCGCCACGACCACCAGGAGCAGCGCTCCCTCGACCAGCAGCAGCCGCGTGCCGTAGTCGAACGGCAGCACCGTGGGGTTCTTCTGCCCGTGCCGCTGCGCCGCGATCTCCGGCAGCACCACGAGCGCGAGCACGCTGCCGGCCACGATGGCCGCCTGCACGACGACGAGCACCCAGGCGCGGAGCGACCGACCGGCCCGGCGCAACAGCAGCCCGGCCACGACGACGAACGGCGACAGGATCGCGTCGTGCAGGATGACGGCCCCGAGCAGCCAGGTCGCCAGGCCGCCGATGCGCTGCGGGGAGACGGACGTGACGAGCACGTACCCGCCGAAGGCCATCACGAGCACGCCGACGACGACGAGCACGGTCCGCGCGGCCCTCATCGCAGCACCTCGATCTTCTCGATCCACTTGGTCTGCAGCACGCCGGGCCGTCCGGGAGCGATGATCCGCGCCGGGAACCCGTGGTCCAGGTCGAGCGTCGCCCCGTTCAGCTCGAGGGCGACCAGGGTGGTCGGGTCCTCGGCGTACTCCGGCCCCATGTCCATGATCCGGTACCCGCCGTGGCGTTCCAGGCTCGTCACCCGCACGTGCGACCCGGGCTCCGCCTGCACGGCGCGGAGCAGGTCGCGCATCCGCACGCCCTTCCAACTCGCCATCTGGCTCCACCCCTCCACGCACGAGATCGGCAGGTCGGCCTGCGCCGTGCCGAGCGCGACGAGCTCGGCCCGCACGAAGGTCTGGGTCACGTCCCGTCCGACGACGGTGAGCGTCCAGTCGGCGGCCGTCGCGGTCGCAAGCACCCCCGCTGCACGCGCCGTGCGGTTCACCGGCAGGCCGTTCGCGCCGAGTCCCCGCCCGCGGGCGCCGAACACGTTGAACGGCTCGGCGAGCTTCGACGACTGCCCCGCCGTCAGGGCGACGACGCCGACGGCCGCGGCCGTCACGCCGGCGAAGAACCCGCGACGCGCGATCCGCTCACGTCGGCCCTGTGCGACCTCCGGCACCGGCCGGGAGGCCCGGCTCGCCTCCGCCGTGTCGGCCTCCGGCCCGTCGGTGGTCGGTTCCTCGGACCCCACGCGGGCCTCCGGGACCGCGTGCCGCCCGGTGGGACGGGAGCCGCCGCCGGCGGCTGCGGCGTCGGTGCCGTCGATCCACCGGAACAGCCGTCCGGTCAGGCCGCGTGCGGTGGGACCGGCCGTCGGCGCGGCCGGAGCCGGCGCGGCGGACTGCACCCGGGCCTCCTGAGCGGGAGGGAGCAGCTCACTGCCGGACGCGGGGTCCGCGATGAACCGGCCGTGCTCGTCGTAGGAGTCGCGCTTCCGCCAGTACCGGGCGATGACCGGCAGCTTCGCGGCCACGTGGACGACGAGCGACCCGATGATCACGTAGGCCATCGCGTTGTGCACCTGGCGGAACGGGAACGGCCACGGGTACCACTGGTAGGTGTTCAGCAGGCCGGTCCCGACCTGCAGGATCGACGCCGACACGAGCACGGCGATCGACACGCGCTCGAGCAGGTGCAGCACCCCGCGCACCGGTGGGACCTGCACCAGGGCGGGCATCACCGTGTTGAGCTTCGCCAGCAGCAGCGGGATGATCGCGATGCCGGTCGTGATGTGCAGACCCTGGGTGAACTGGTAGAGCTGCGTCGGACGGGTCGGGAACCGCATCCAGCCGAGCGGCTCCTGCAGCAGGTGGCTGTAGATGCCGGTGCCGAAGCAGACGAGGAACGCGATGCCGAGCAGGCGGCCGAGCACCACCGCGGAACGCGCGTTCCGGTTCGGCGAGGCCAACGCGGCGCGTGCGTCGAACAGGGCACGGCCGACGACGGATACCCTCGACGGACCATGAGCGACCGACAGCGTGCCGTCCGACCGCCCCTCGCCCTCCGGCCGGCCGACCTCGTCGCCACCGTCGTGGCCGTCGTCGCGGTGGTCGCCCTGGCGGGCGCGATCGCCTACGGCATCACGCATCTGGGGTTCCTCCGGGCTGGCCATCGTTCCTCATTCGTAGCGTGGACGCTGATCGCTTGGACGGTGTTCGTGGTCGCCGTGCTCGCACTGCGGTTCGTGCCGGCCCGGTGGACGACCGCCGTGGTCGTCCTCGGAGCCGTGGTGGTCGGCGTCGCAGCACTCGCCGGCCCGCCGAACACGAGCACCGACTCGGCGCGCTACGCCTGGGACGGCATCGTGCAGAAGGCCGGTGTCTCACCGTACGCCCACACGCCCCAGTCGACCGCGCTGACCGGCCTGCGACCCGACTGGCTCTTCCCGGACAAGGTCGACGGCACGTGCGAACCACTGAAGCCGCGCTACCGCGGACTCGGCGACGGCGCCGACGGCCACTGCGTCGCGATCAACCGGCCGGACGTGACGACGATCTACCCGCCGATGGCGCAGCTGTGGTTCGCCGGGGTCCGCGCGTTCGTGCCGGCCACCGCGCAGTACATGCCCTTCCAGGTCGCCGGGCTGCTGCTCTCGCTCGGTGTGACCCTCGGCCTGCTCGCGGTGCTCCGCCGCACCGGCCGACCGACGTGGTGGGCCGCGCTCTGGGCCTGGTCGCCCCTCGTCGCCGCCGAGGCCGTCACGAACTCGCACGTCGACGCCCTCGGCGCGGCGCTCGCGACGGCAGGCGCCGTGCTCGTCGTGTTCGGCCGGCCGATCTGGGGCGGGATCACCCTGGGCGCGGCGACCGCGACGAAGCTCATCCCCGCGCTCGTCTACCCACCGCTGCTCGGCCGGTGGCGGCACTGGTGGGCGATCCCGGTCGGCATCGCCGTGTTCGGGTTGCTCTACGTCCCCTACGTCATCTCGACCGGGCCCGCCGTGCTCGGCTACCTGCCGGGTTACCTGAGCGAGGAGGGCTACGAGGACGGGTCGCGGTTCGCCCTCGTCTCGCTCGTGTTCCACGGCGACGCCGCCACCGTCGTCGTCGGGTTGCTGGTGCTCGCCGCCGCGTTCGTCGCGTGGCGGCTGTCCGACCCGTCCCGGCCGTGGTCCGGCGAGGTCCTGCTCATCGGCGTCACCTTCCTCGCCGTCACTCCCCGGTACCCCTGGTACGCCCTGCTGCTCATCCCCTTCGTCGTGCTGTCCGGCCGGTGGGAGTGGTCGGCGGTGGCCCTGGCGATCGCGCTGCGCGGCGTGTGGCCGTCGACCGACGCCTACCGGTGGTGGCTGCTCGCCGCCGTCGCCGTCGTGCTCGCCGTCACGCTCGTCCGCACGAGCCGAACGGACTGGCAGCGCTGGTGGGCGCGGTTGACGTTCCGGTCGCCGGAGCACGTACGCTGACGCTCATGGCTCCTGCGCGACTGCTCGGCTCGTCCGGGCTCGTGGACCGCTTCGGACGGCGTGCGATCGACCTGCGGGTCTCGCTGACCGAGCGCTGCAACCTGCGCTGCACGTACTGCATGCCCGCCGCCGGGCTGCCCTTCGCCCCCGACGACGCCCTGATGACCGCCGCCGAGATCGAGCGGCTCGTCCGGATTGGCTCGTCGCGCTTCGGTGTCCGCAAGGTCCGGTTCACCGGGGGCGAGCCGATGCTCCGGCACGACCTGGTCGACGTCATCGCCCGGTGCGCCGCGCTGCCCGACGCCCCGGAGCTGTCCCTCACCACGAACGCGATCGGCCTCGCCCACCGGGCCGCGGCCCTGTACGCCGCCGGGCTCCGCCGGGTGAACGTGTCGCTCGACACCGTCGACCCCGACACCTTCACGACCGTGACCCGCCGCCCCTTCCTCGACAAGGTCATCGCCGGGCTGTCGGCCGCCCACGATGCCGGGCTCGACATCAAGGTGAACGCGGTGCTGCTCCGCGGGGTCAACGACGACGCCGCCCCCGAGCTGCTCCGCTGGTGCCTGGACCGCGGCTACGAACTCCGCTTCATCGAGCAGATGCCGCTCGACCCCGACCATGCCTGGGACCGCACCGAGATGATCACCGCGGACGAGATCCGCGCGCTGCTCGCCACGTCGTTCGTGCTCACCCCCGACGAGGCGCCCCGCGACGGCGCCCCCGCCGAGCGCTACCGGGTGCAGGACGCCGGCACCGGCGCACCGCTCGGCACCGTCGGCATCATCGCGAGCATCACCGAGTCCTTCTGCGCCGACTGCACCCGCACCCGCCTGACGGCCGACGGCCACGTGCGGAGCTGCCTGTTCTCCGACGAGGAGACCGACGTCCTCGGCCCGATGCGCTCCGGCGCCCCGGACGACGAGGTCGCCGAGCTCTGGCAGCGGGCGATGTGGGCGAAGCCGCGCGACCACGGCGACGACACCGACGACCTCGTGCACCCGACCCGCGGCATGAGCGCGATCGGCGGCTGAGACGTGACCACCATCCGGTTCTTCGCCGCCGCCCGGGCCGCCGTGGGGATGGATTCGGCCGAGGCTCCTGCGGTGACGGGCTCGGCAGCGGCGTCGGCGTCGGCGTCGGCGTCGGCGTCGGCGTCGGCGTCGGCGTCGGCGTCGGCGACGACGCTCGGCGAGGCGCTCGACGCGGTCGAGGCCGCCGACCCGGAGCGCTGGGCAGCGCTGCAGGAGCGGTGCTCGTACCTGGTCGACGGCGTCACCACCCGCGACCGTGCGACCTCGCTGCAGGGCGTCGCGCTCGTGGACGTCATGCCCCCGTTCGCCGGGGGGTGAGGGGCGGGGCTTGTCGCGCCGTCCCGCGCGGTCCTTCCCCTCGCTCCCGGTGTGGGAAGCAGTTCCGCGCGTGGTCGGCAGGAACGAAGTACGTCTTCCCACACGCAGGACGCCTGGCGGTGCTGCGGTGGAGCTCCGTCGTCGCTGTGCGGGCGGACGGGGACGAGACCTGGTCGGGGCCGGGGCTCGGGGCTCGGGGCTCGGGGCTCGGGGCTCGGGGCTCGGGGCTCGGGTGGGCCGTCCGGCGCGGGTTGCTGACGGTTCTGGTTCGTGGAATCCGGTCTCCGGAAACCAGGACCGTCACGGAGCCCTGGCGGTCCCGAAGTGCGCCGCTCGTGGGATGTGGATGGTTCCGAGCGAAGGGGGTCGGAACGGAACGGCCCTCCCGCGGAACGTCCGACGCGCCGAGCAGCGCGCGCCGCGGTACCCGACGCTTCAACCCATCGCGCCTGGAATGGGAAGCAGTTTCGCGCGTCGTCGGCAGGAAAGAACTCCCTCCTAGGCGCGAACCTGCTCACCACGCGCGGAACGACCTCCCACGCGCGGAACGACCTCCCACGCGCGAAACAGCACCCAGCCCCCGCACCCGCGGAGCAGCCCGCCGCCGATGACCCCCGCGCGCTTCAACCCATCGCGCCTGGAATGGGAAGCAGTTCCGCGCGTCGTCGGCAGGAAAGAACTCCCTCCTACGCGCGAACCTGCTCACCACGCGCGGAACGACCCCCTACGCGCGAAACAGCCCCCAGCCCCAGCCCCACCGCCCCCTACGGCGACACCGACAGCACGATGAACGCCGCGAAGATCACCAGGTGCACGCCGCCCTGCAGGCGGGTCGCGCGGCCGGGGAGCACGGTGAGCACCGCGGCGATGATCGTCAGCGCCAGGAGCACGATCTGCGACGAGCCGAGGCCGAGCAGCAGCGTCCCCGGCATGAACAGCGAGGCGACCGCGATCGAGGGGATCGTCAGACCGATCGAGGCCATCGCGGACCCCATCGCCAGGTTCAGGCTCGTCTGGATCCGGTTGCGGGCGGCGGCCTTCGACGCGGCGATGCCCTCGGGCAGCAGGATGAGCAGCGCGATCACGACGCCGACGAACGACGGCGGGAACCCGACCGCGGCGACGCCGGCCTCGATCGCGGGCGACTCCACCTTGGCGAGCCCGACCACGGCGACGAGCGCGACGACGAGCAGCCCGAGCGACACCAGGGTGGCCCGACCCGTGGGTCGTGCGGCATGGGCGTCCTCGGACTCCTCCAGGACCCCGCCGGCACGGTTCACCGGCAGGAAGAAGTCCCGGTGGGCCACCGTCTGCGTCACGACGAACAGCCCGTAGAGCACGAGCGACGCCACGGCCACGAAGACCAGCTGCGTGCCGGTGAACGACGCGTCGTCGGTGCCGGTGGTGAACGTCGGCAGCACGAGGGTCAGCACGGCCAGCGCGGCGACGGTCATGGTCGCGGCGCTCGCGCCCTCCTGGTTGAACCGGACGGTGTTGTGCCGCAGGGTCCCGATCAGGATCGCGAGCCCGACCAGGCCGTTCATCGTGATCATCACCGCCGAGAACACCGTGTCCCGCGCGAGCGTCTCGGCCTGCGCCCCGCCGGAGCTCGACAGCGAGATGATGAGCGCGACCTCGATGACGGTCACCGCGACGGCGAGCACGAGCGAGCCGAACGGCTCCCCGACCCGGTGGGCGACGACCTCGGCGTGGTGCACGGCCGCCAGGATCGTGGCCGCCAGGACGACGGCCACGACGACGACCACCGCGGTGCCGAGCCCGTAGCGCCCGTACGAGAACGCGAGCACGACGGCGGCGAGCAGCGGGGTGGCCACGGGCCACACCCTGGGGAACCAGGAGGTCATCGGACCATTGTCTCAACGGCCCGGCGGGTACACGGTCAGTTCGGCGGCGGGCACCTCGAGGCGGACCGGGTCGCCGACGCGCAGTCCGAGCGCCGAGACCCGCGCCAGGGTCAGGTCGGCGAGCAGGTCGCCGGCCCGCACCCGCACCAGGCCGTCGCGCGGTTCGAGCGCCGTCACGGTACGCACCGCTCCGGCGCCGTCCCGCGTCAGGACGGCGGCCGTCGGGTGGTACGCGGCCAGGGCGGGCCGGCCGGGAGGCACGGCGTGCGTCGCCGACGCCAGCTCGCCACCGCCGTCGGGTGCGATCCCACCCCCGGTGGCGATCCCGCGCACGAGCGCGAGCCCGGAGAACGCCGCCGCGAACGCGCTCGTCGGCCGGCCGAGGACGGCGGTCGGGTCGCCCTGTTCCACGACCCGACCGTGCTCGAGCACGACGACGCGGTCGGCCAGGGCGACGACCTCGACGGGGTCGTGCGTCACGAGCACGCTCGACCGACCGGCGACGGCGGTCCGGACGGCCGACCGGACCTCGTCGCGCGCGGCGACGTCGAGGGCGGAGGTCGGTTCGTCGAGCAGCAGCACGGCCGGGTCGGTGGCGAGGGCCCGCGCGACGGCGACCCGCTGCGCCTGCCCGCCGGACAGCGTGCCCGGTGCCCGGTCGCCCAGTGCCTCGGCGCCGACCGCGGCGAGGGCCCGTCGTGCTCGGTCGTCGGCGGCGGCCCGACCGGCACCGGTGGCGCGAGGTCCGAAGGCGACGTTCCGGAGCACGTCGAGGAACGGGAACAGGTCCGGCCGCTGGGCGACGAGGCCGACCCGGCGGCGGTGCGGCGGCACGGTGCGGCGGCCGTCGGACACCCGGGCGCCGCCGAGCTCGACGTGGCCGTCGTCGATCGGCAGCAGTCCGGCCAGGGCCTCGACGACGGTCGACTTGCCCGAGCCGTTCGGCCCGATCACCGCGACGCACTCGTCCGCGCCGACCTCGAGCGTGACGTCGACGTCGCGCCGCCGGACCACCACCCGCGCCCGCAGCCCGGTCACGCCGCCACCGCCCGGGTGCGGAGCGACGACGCGCCGATGACCACGACGGCGACCACGACGAGCACGATCGCCAGGGCCACGGCGGTGTCCGGGCCGACCTCGCGCTGCAGGTAGATCTCCAGGGGCAGGGTCCTCGTGACGCCCTGCAGGCTGCCGGCGAAGGTCAGGGTCGCGCCGAACTCGCCGAGTGCGCGGGCGAAGCAGAGCACCAGTCCGGACAGGATGCCGGGCAGCACCCGCGGCGTCGTGACCGTCAGGAGCACCCGGGTCGGTCCGGCGCCGAGGGTCGCGGCGACCCGCTCGTACCGGTCGCCCTCGACCCGCAGGGCACCCTCGACCGAGGACACCAGGAACGGCATCGCGACGAAGGTCTGCGCGATGACGACGGCCGTGGTGGTGAACGCGATGTGCAGCCCGTGGTCGTCGAGGAACGCCCCGAGCACCCCGAGCCGCCCGAACGCCGCCAGGAGCGCGAGCCCCCCGACCACGGGCGGCAGCACGAGGGGCAGCAGGACGACCGCACGGGCGACGCCCACCCACCGCGAGCGGGACCGTGCGAAGAGCACGGCGAGCGGGTAGCCGAGCACGAACGCGACCCCGGTGGCGGCGAACGCGGTGCCGAGGCTCAGGCCGAGCGCGGTGCGCGACGCCGGAGCCGTCACGAGCGCCGGGAACGCGGCCCAGTCGACCCGTCCGGCCATCGCGAGCACGGGCACGACGACGAACAGGCCGCCGAGCACCGCGGGCAGCGGCAGCCACCACGCGATCGGCGGCCGTCCGTCAGCCCGCGAGGCCACGGCTCACGGCTTCCCGAAGCCGGCGGCGGTGAGCACCTGCTGGCCGGCCGCGGAGCGGACGTACTCGGCGAACGCCTGCGCGAGCTCCGGGTCCTCGGACTCGCGGAGCACGCCGATCGGGTACGTGTTGACGGCCTCGCTCGACTCGTCGAACGGCACGCCGTCCACCTTCCCGCCGGCGCCCTGCACGTCGGTGACGTAGACGAGTCCGGCGTCGGCCTGCCCGGACTCGACCTTGCCGAGCACGTCGGTGACGGACTGCTCCTCGCTGACGGGGTGCAGGTCGACGCCCGCGGCGGACTCCACCTTCGCCGTCGCGGCACCGCACGGCACCGGGGCAGCGCAGGTGACGAGCTGCACGTCGGAGCCGGTCAGGTCGTCGAGGCTCGTGATGCCCTCCGGGTTGCCCGGGGCCACCGCGATCTCGAGCGTGTTCGTGGCGAAGTCGCGCGGCCAGCCGCTCGCCAGGTCGGTCGCCGACAGCTTCGCCATGTTCGCCTCGTCCGCGGCGGCGAACACGTCGGCCGGGGCGCCGTTCTCGATCTGGGTGACGAGGTCGCTCGACCCGGCGAACGAGAACTCGACGGACGCACCGGGGTGCGCGGTCTCGAACTGCTCGCCGAGCGTGGTGAAGGTCTGCTGGAGCGACGCCGCCGCGAAGACGGTGATCGACCCGGACACGTCCGGCTCGGGGTCCGACGAACCGGACTGCGACGACGAGCCGACCGGCGCGTCCGTGCCGGAGCAGGCGGTCAGTGCGAGGGCGGCGACCGCGACGAGTGCGGCCACCACGGAACGACGAACGGTCATCGGGGGTCCTCCTGGGCGGTGGGTGCCTCGACGGCGACCATCGTGGCCTTGACGGACGCCACGGCGACGGACCCGACCTCGAGCCCGAGGTCGCGCACCGCCTCGGCGCTCATGAGCGAGACGACGCGGTGCGGACCGCACTGCAGCTCGACCTGCGCCATCACCGTGTCGACGACCAGGTCGGTGACGATACCGACGAAGCGGTTGCGCGCCGAGCTCCGCACACCGGTGGCCGGGTCGGCGAGCTCGGTGCTCCGGGCGCGGGCGTGCTCGGCGACCTCGCGACCGTCGACGACCGCACGTCCGGCGTCGTCGACCGCACGGGTGAGGGTCCCACCGTCGACGAGCCGCCGGACGGTGTCGTCGCTCACCCCGAGGAAGACGGCCGCATCCCTGATCCGCAGTTGCGTCATGATGCCCCGATCATAGCCGCACCTGCGGATGATCAGGTGTGGTGATGGCGACCGCCCTGGGTCAGGGCGTGTGCTCGTGCGCCACGTGCTGCCCCTCGCGACGCCAGGCCTCGAACCCGCCGTCGAGGACCGCCACGTGCCTCCAGGCCGGCTGCGCCGCAGCCCACGCGACCGCACGCGGACCCCGGGCGCAGTACACGACCACGTCCGTCGCGTCGGTGTCGTCGGTGACGGCACCGGCGACGACGCCCTCGGCGCGCTCGGCGGCGGTGCGGACGTCGACGACGACGACGCCGTCCTGCGGGTCGGCGAGCCGCGCGGCGAGCGCGGCCGGCGCGATCCGGGACACGGACGGCTCCGTCGCAGGAGCGGCGCGGCGCGACGCGGGCCCGCGCCGGACGGGGCTCTCGGTCCAGTGCCAGCGCCGGGCGTCGACGGTCAGGACCCGGCCGAGCAGCGGGTCCCCGGACCCCGTGACGAGTGCCGTGACCTGCCCCGCCATCACCGAACCGACCGCTCCGCAGAGCGCCGGGACGACGCCGTCGAGCGCGCAGGAGCCCTCGTCGGGCAGGGCGTCCGGGTGCAGGTCGTGGAAGTCCACGGCGTCCGGTCCGGCGTCGTGGAAGACGCTGACCTGGCCGTCCTGCCCGAGCACCGTGCCCCAGACGAACGGCACCCCGGCGGCCGAGCAGGCGTCGGACACGGCCCGGGTGACCAGGACGGAGTCGGCGGCGTCGACCACGACGTCGTGGCCGGCGACGAGGTCGGCGGTGAACCGTCCCACCACCGCGACGGCCTCGACCTCCGGGTCGACGGCACGGGCACGGGCGACGGCGACCTCGGCCTTCGGCGACCCGACGTCGGCCGCCGTGAACAGCGTCTGCCGCGCCAGGTTCGAGGCGTCCACGACGTCCGGGTCGACGACCGTGAGCCGCCCGACGCCCGCCAGGTAGGCGACCACCGGTGCCCCGAGTCCCCCGGCCCCGACCACCAGGACGCGTGAAGCGGCCAGGCGTCGGAGGCCGGTCGTGCCGACGTCGGCGAGGGCGGCCGTCCGCGACCCGAGCCGGGTGCGCCACGGCGACAGCGGGGCGGCGGGCTCGACGAGGGGGTCCATCCCGTCATTCTCGCCCGTCGGGCGCCCCGACGCATGTGAGCATCCTCGTCCGGGACTCTGCTGTTGCCCAGTGCAGGTCGGTACCGTCGCGGTCGTGAGTTCCCCCCGTACCGGCAGCATCACGGTCCGACACACGTCGTCGGCCCGGACGCTGCGCGCACGGCTGCGGGACCTCGCCCTGGCAGGGCGCGACGCCGTCGTGCGCACCCCCGAGCTCACCGTCGGCGCCGTCGGTGTCGTGGTGGCCGCGGCCTTCGCCTGGGTGCCGTCCGTCTGGTACGACGAGGCCGCCACCGTCACGAGCGCGCAACGCAGCTGGCCCGCGCTCTGGGCCGAGCTGCAGAACGTCGACGCGGTGCACGGCCTGTACTACGCGCTCGTGCACGTGTGGTTCGCCCTCGTCGGCTACACCCCCTTCACGCTCCGGCTGCCGAGCGCGCTGGCGATCGGCGTCGCCGCCGGACTCGTCGTCGCCCTCGGCCGTCGCCTCGGCGGTGTCCGGCTCGGCGTCGTCTCCGGGCTCGTGTTCCTCGTACTCCCCCGCGTCGCGTGGGCGGGCACCGAGGGTCGGCCCTACGCCACGGTCACGACCCTCTCCGTGCTGCTGACCCTGGTCGGGCTGACCGCGGTGCGGCGCACCCGCTCCGGCCGGCACGCCACCCGGTGGTGGGTCGCCTACGGCGCGGTCGCCGCCGTGTCCGTGCTGTTCAACGTCTACCTCGCGCTCGCCGTCGTCGCGCACGGCGTCGTGCTCCTGTGGACCGGGATCGCCGACCGGGACGCCCGCCGCACCGCCGCGGTGACCGCGCGCACCGGTCGCGTGGCACCGGCCATGGTCGACCGACGGGTCGTCGTGCGCTGGGCCGTCGCCTCGGTCGCGGCCGCCGCCGCCGTCTCGCCCTTCGTGTTGCTCGCCGCCGGGCAGACGAAGCAGGTCGGCTGGATCACCGGCATCGGCTGGGCCACCGCGCGGCAGGTCCTGGCCACCGCCTGGTTCGGCACGGTGTGGCCGTACGCGGCCCTCGCCTGGGTGCTCATGACCGTCGGCGTCGTCATGGCCGCACGGGCCGTGCGTGCTGCCCACCCGGACACCCGCGATGTGCTCCGCATGCAGGCGGTCCGTGTCGCGGTGCCGCTGACCGTCGTGCCGACCGCGCTGCTCGTCGGGGCGACCGCCGCGGGCGAGCACCTGTACACGCCGAAGTACGCGAGCCTGAGCCTGCCGTTCGTCGCCCTGCTCATCGGCCTCGCGATCACCGCGATCCGGCCCCGTCGCTGGCTCGCGCTCGCCGTCGTCGCGATGGTGCTCGTCTCCGTGCCGACGAGCACGAAGGTCCGCCTGCCGCACGCCAAGCAGGACTCGCACTGGGCGACCGCCGCCGCCATCGTCGACCGCGAGCGCAACTGGGGCACCGACGGCGACGTCGGCATCATCCACGGCAGCGTCTGGGGCCACCCGACGACGACCACGCAGGTGATCTCCGACACCTACCCCGACGCGTTCACCGGCATGCGCGACCTCGCCGTGACGCAGACCGGCGCCGAGCGCGGCCAGCTCTGGGACGTCAACGGCGACGTCGCGACGACCGTCCCGGCGCGGCTCGACGACGTCGACGAGGTCTTCTTCGTCGGCGGCAAGTCACG includes:
- a CDS encoding HesA/MoeB/ThiF family protein, which encodes MDPLVEPAAPLSPWRTRLGSRTAALADVGTTGLRRLAASRVLVVGAGGLGAPVVAYLAGVGRLTVVDPDVVDASNLARQTLFTAADVGSPKAEVAVARARAVDPEVEAVAVVGRFTADLVAGHDVVVDAADSVLVTRAVSDACSAAGVPFVWGTVLGQDGQVSVFHDAGPDAVDFHDLHPDALPDEGSCALDGVVPALCGAVGSVMAGQVTALVTGSGDPLLGRVLTVDARRWHWTESPVRRGPASRRAAPATEPSVSRIAPAALAARLADPQDGVVVVDVRTAAERAEGVVAGAVTDDTDATDVVVYCARGPRAVAWAAAQPAWRHVAVLDGGFEAWRREGQHVAHEHTP
- a CDS encoding glycosyltransferase family 39 protein — its product is MSSPRTGSITVRHTSSARTLRARLRDLALAGRDAVVRTPELTVGAVGVVVAAAFAWVPSVWYDEAATVTSAQRSWPALWAELQNVDAVHGLYYALVHVWFALVGYTPFTLRLPSALAIGVAAGLVVALGRRLGGVRLGVVSGLVFLVLPRVAWAGTEGRPYATVTTLSVLLTLVGLTAVRRTRSGRHATRWWVAYGAVAAVSVLFNVYLALAVVAHGVVLLWTGIADRDARRTAAVTARTGRVAPAMVDRRVVVRWAVASVAAAAAVSPFVLLAAGQTKQVGWITGIGWATARQVLATAWFGTVWPYAALAWVLMTVGVVMAARAVRAAHPDTRDVLRMQAVRVAVPLTVVPTALLVGATAAGEHLYTPKYASLSLPFVALLIGLAITAIRPRRWLALAVVAMVLVSVPTSTKVRLPHAKQDSHWATAAAIVDRERNWGTDGDVGIIHGSVWGHPTTTTQVISDTYPDAFTGMRDLAVTQTGAERGQLWDVNGDVATTVPARLDDVDEVFFVGGKSRNIRPQVTETLEGQGFHVVRWWHTGTVIIWKYSR